One genomic region from Pseudomonas hormoni encodes:
- a CDS encoding SGNH/GDSL hydrolase family protein: MEKFQAGEAVIAVMLGNSIGMGYNATGYEAIHTRYNDSRGFAVEHRLDGSIGYSAMLRDYLKSKNPASQLINLSGDGWDTNDHLGITLPSSSAPPHESSELIIKGLSPKPDVVFIPLQVNDANHLISVPVFEANTRRLVGSIRDAGIEPVIVKENDTAIKDYELYQARVSEIAREMKVEVIDTYTPTRGRPELRSDYAHVNDAGHQVIFDQYRSWLTPAPH, translated from the coding sequence TTGGAGAAGTTTCAGGCCGGAGAGGCCGTAATCGCGGTGATGCTGGGTAACAGCATCGGCATGGGCTACAACGCCACCGGTTACGAGGCGATTCATACACGCTACAACGACAGCCGTGGTTTTGCAGTGGAGCATCGCCTTGACGGTTCAATCGGCTATTCCGCAATGCTGCGTGATTACCTCAAGTCGAAGAACCCGGCTTCCCAACTGATCAATCTCAGCGGTGACGGTTGGGATACCAACGATCACCTGGGTATTACCTTACCGTCGAGTAGCGCGCCGCCTCATGAAAGCAGCGAGCTGATCATCAAGGGATTGAGTCCAAAGCCGGACGTCGTGTTCATCCCTTTGCAGGTGAATGACGCCAACCACCTGATATCGGTCCCGGTGTTTGAGGCCAATACCCGGCGCTTGGTTGGCTCGATCCGGGATGCTGGTATAGAGCCGGTCATCGTGAAGGAAAATGACACCGCGATTAAGGATTACGAGCTATATCAGGCTCGTGTCTCTGAGATTGCCAGGGAAATGAAGGTGGAGGTGATCGACACCTACACGCCTACGAGAGGCCGTCCAGAATTGCGGTCCGATTACGCTCACGTAAACGATGCCGGGCATCAGGTGATTTTCGACCAGTATCGAAGCTGGCTAACGCCCGCGCCGCATTGA